In the genome of Leptospira kanakyensis, one region contains:
- a CDS encoding HAD family hydrolase encodes MNYFKRKKNWIFDMDGTLTIANHDFEAIKRELDIPLDIDILTSLSKLTKEEAERKHTQLNKIELKIAKTSLPSPGSFELLQKIKTEKNQIGILTRNSFANSIETLKVTNLMEYFHPDFIFCRERALPKPNPEGIFRLMDLWKANPTDTVMIGDYVYDLDAGKAAGVDTIYIDPTGSFPFKESATHCVKELGEILNL; translated from the coding sequence ATGAACTACTTTAAAAGAAAAAAGAATTGGATCTTTGATATGGATGGAACCTTAACCATTGCAAACCATGACTTTGAAGCCATTAAACGCGAGTTAGATATTCCTCTAGATATAGACATACTTACTTCCTTGTCAAAATTAACAAAGGAAGAAGCAGAGAGAAAACACACCCAATTAAACAAAATCGAATTAAAAATTGCAAAAACTTCACTGCCATCTCCAGGTAGTTTTGAATTGTTGCAAAAAATCAAAACTGAAAAAAATCAAATAGGAATCCTAACAAGAAATAGTTTTGCAAACTCTATTGAAACATTGAAAGTTACTAACTTAATGGAATATTTCCATCCAGATTTTATCTTTTGCCGGGAACGAGCTCTACCCAAACCAAACCCGGAAGGAATTTTTAGACTTATGGATCTATGGAAAGCAAATCCCACCGATACCGTAATGATCGGTGATTATGTTTATGATTTAGATGCCGGGAAAGCTGCGGGCGTGGATACCATTTACATTGATCCCACTGGATCATTTCCATTCAAAGAATCCGCAACTCATTGCGTCAAAGAATTAGGCGAAATCCTAAACCTATAA
- a CDS encoding molybdenum cofactor biosynthesis protein MoaE, with product MDTKYKHITEEKLDLPSQFPPLPSMGGYVLFAGIVRDINEGRQVTHLEYEAYSEMANQMIATIIKDAFQNWDLEFADCIHRLGKLGLGDVAVIVNTGAVHRDEAYKANRYIIDRVKHEVPIWKKEYYVDGSSEWSKGCAHDHQH from the coding sequence ATGGATACAAAATACAAACATATTACTGAAGAAAAATTAGACCTACCTTCTCAATTCCCTCCCCTTCCCAGTATGGGCGGATATGTACTTTTTGCAGGTATTGTCAGAGACATCAATGAAGGAAGGCAAGTCACACATTTGGAATACGAAGCATATTCTGAAATGGCAAACCAAATGATCGCAACCATTATAAAAGATGCATTTCAAAACTGGGACTTAGAATTTGCAGATTGTATCCATCGATTAGGAAAACTGGGACTTGGTGATGTGGCAGTCATTGTGAATACAGGAGCTGTCCATAGAGACGAAGCCTACAAAGCCAACCGGTATATCATCGATCGAGTCAAACATGAAGTTCCTATCTGGAAAAAAGAGTATTATGTAGATGGAAGTTCTGAATGGTCGAAAGGTTGTGCCCATGACCACCAACATTAA
- a CDS encoding molybdopterin molybdotransferase MoeA, with product MISYAEALEKILKESRSYASEEIELKEAFGRVLSEDIYADRDYPPFHRSAMDGFAILSRDYLPNQNYSYHRELSAGKSMDLEPEEKTIRIMTGAPVPEGFDVVIKIEDTVLSESNGQKIVTFSLKDVKPWQNIAKQGEDLKKGDLVLSKGVGLGTSEVSILASLGKNKLAVVKPPKVHIISTGNEVVPVYTSPLPYQIRDSNSYTVSSILSKYKIQPELVTHVPDSESEITNQIQQGLEADILILSGGVSMGSLDLVPAVLQKLGVELIFHKTAIKPGKPIWFGKRKNTIVFGMPGNPFSVQTCSRIFLEPFLRKSFGQNQIPTYKLPYSTTKQKKGLFTEFFPVRLETTDKTYLSPLTFNGSGDVRAGITSDGLAIFPSETSSIQKEDLVQFLPW from the coding sequence TTGATCTCTTACGCAGAAGCATTGGAAAAAATTCTTAAGGAATCCAGATCCTACGCAAGTGAAGAGATCGAATTAAAAGAGGCCTTTGGGCGAGTTTTATCAGAAGATATTTATGCGGATCGGGACTATCCACCTTTCCATCGTTCGGCGATGGATGGATTCGCCATTTTATCTCGAGATTATTTGCCAAATCAAAACTATTCATACCACAGAGAACTTTCTGCGGGAAAAAGTATGGACTTAGAGCCAGAGGAAAAAACCATCCGTATCATGACAGGGGCCCCAGTTCCCGAAGGTTTCGATGTTGTGATCAAAATCGAAGATACAGTCCTTTCTGAATCAAATGGACAAAAAATAGTGACCTTTTCCTTAAAGGATGTCAAACCTTGGCAAAATATCGCCAAACAAGGTGAAGACTTAAAAAAAGGTGATTTGGTTTTATCTAAGGGAGTTGGACTTGGAACATCAGAAGTATCCATCCTAGCAAGCCTTGGTAAAAACAAACTAGCAGTGGTCAAACCTCCCAAAGTTCATATCATTTCTACTGGAAACGAAGTAGTACCGGTATATACCTCTCCACTCCCTTATCAAATTAGAGACTCCAATTCCTATACCGTCTCATCTATTTTATCCAAATACAAAATCCAACCGGAACTTGTTACCCATGTCCCAGATTCGGAATCCGAAATCACAAATCAAATCCAACAGGGACTTGAGGCAGATATTTTAATTCTCTCCGGCGGAGTGTCGATGGGGAGTTTGGATTTGGTTCCTGCCGTTTTACAAAAGTTAGGTGTAGAATTAATCTTTCATAAAACAGCAATCAAACCAGGAAAACCGATTTGGTTTGGGAAACGGAAAAATACAATTGTATTTGGAATGCCTGGAAACCCATTTAGTGTCCAAACCTGCTCTCGAATTTTTCTCGAACCTTTTTTAAGGAAGTCTTTCGGTCAAAATCAAATTCCTACTTATAAACTTCCTTATTCAACCACCAAACAAAAGAAAGGTTTGTTTACAGAATTTTTTCCCGTCCGATTAGAAACAACTGACAAAACTTATCTTTCTCCTTTAACTTTCAATGGAAGTGGAGACGTTAGGGCAGGAATTACCTCCGATGGCCTTGCCATCTTCCCTAGTGAAACCTCATCCATCCAAAAGGAAGACCTCGTCCAGTTTTTGCCTTGGTAG
- a CDS encoding sensor histidine kinase: MNLIVVLNFLSLIVYGIAIYIIFKTLVRRPNYRGEGIFVLILAIIPCYISISNLFEHGYGIDYFDDYEGFFKDLYVMFLLIFLYVHSVKKEQTKRIEHERQIKFDLQLKSKLLTEIHHRVNNNLQIISGLLAMQAESENDLKLTTSLGLVQNRIMAIASVHKIIYGSPNLLYVDLNLIFNSILTNLKVMYVTDKNNIELTESIEEGLEMDLDRAIPMGLILNELVSNSFRHAFLNRNHGRIEVNLTQRQNEFIFVVKDNGLGMEEILFDGKGIGLTLVKNLVKQLRGTMLIEKKNGTVFEIRFPTFNQNPIQI; this comes from the coding sequence ATGAATCTGATAGTCGTTCTTAATTTTTTATCATTGATCGTTTACGGAATCGCAATTTATATAATTTTCAAAACTTTGGTTCGTCGGCCAAACTATCGCGGTGAAGGTATATTTGTTTTAATTCTCGCAATCATTCCTTGTTATATTAGTATTTCTAATTTATTTGAACATGGTTATGGGATTGATTATTTTGATGATTATGAAGGTTTTTTTAAAGATCTTTATGTTATGTTTTTATTGATTTTTTTGTATGTCCATTCGGTAAAAAAAGAACAAACCAAAAGGATAGAACATGAAAGGCAAATTAAATTCGATCTACAATTAAAATCAAAATTACTTACCGAAATTCATCACCGTGTGAATAACAACTTACAAATTATTTCCGGTCTTTTGGCAATGCAAGCGGAGTCGGAAAATGATTTGAAATTAACTACCTCATTGGGTTTGGTTCAAAATCGAATTATGGCGATTGCTTCGGTTCATAAAATTATCTATGGATCACCGAATTTATTGTATGTGGATCTAAATTTAATTTTTAACTCTATTCTGACTAATCTCAAAGTTATGTATGTGACTGATAAAAACAACATTGAATTGACTGAAAGTATTGAAGAAGGATTGGAGATGGATTTGGATCGGGCGATTCCGATGGGGCTAATTTTAAATGAACTTGTCTCTAATTCCTTTCGTCATGCTTTTCTGAATCGAAATCACGGTCGGATTGAAGTGAATTTGACTCAAAGGCAGAACGAATTTATTTTTGTTGTTAAAGACAATGGACTTGGAATGGAAGAAATACTTTTTGATGGAAAAGGTATTGGACTGACTCTTGTTAAGAACTTAGTCAAACAATTACGTGGAACCATGTTAATCGAAAAAAAGAATGGCACTGTTTTTGAAATTCGATTTCCCACTTTCAATCAAAATCCGATCCAAATTTAA
- a CDS encoding molybdenum cofactor guanylyltransferase yields MTTNINPTFVILAGGQSVRMGEDKGFVPIGINSNFLVFLLKKLEKFSTSIYISLRQKQIENYIKHTNEKFIIQDRELSIKGPLKGIISSYLHLKEKNQIGDFIFFLPIDIPYIEEKTIQRLLETYNSNPKPISGIFYTQGKSLEPLCAIYSKKILSQWAESLSLPGLHEFSLQKRILSLDPKPILITLPSDEKNSFRNINSKAEL; encoded by the coding sequence ATGACCACCAACATTAATCCAACCTTTGTCATTTTAGCAGGTGGACAAAGTGTACGAATGGGGGAAGACAAAGGATTTGTTCCTATTGGGATAAATTCCAATTTCCTTGTTTTTCTTCTAAAAAAATTAGAAAAATTTAGTACATCTATTTATATTTCACTTAGACAAAAACAAATAGAAAATTACATAAAACATACAAACGAAAAATTTATCATTCAGGATAGAGAACTATCCATCAAAGGCCCATTAAAAGGAATCATTTCTTCTTATTTACATTTAAAAGAAAAAAACCAGATAGGAGATTTTATTTTTTTCCTACCGATAGATATTCCTTATATAGAAGAAAAAACCATCCAAAGACTTTTGGAAACATACAACTCTAACCCAAAACCAATCTCTGGAATTTTTTACACCCAAGGGAAGTCCTTAGAACCTTTATGTGCGATTTATTCGAAAAAAATATTGTCACAATGGGCAGAGTCTTTATCTCTCCCAGGACTTCATGAATTTTCATTACAAAAACGAATTTTATCTTTGGATCCAAAACCAATTTTAATAACTCTTCCCTCAGACGAAAAAAATTCTTTCAGAAATATTAATTCAAAAGCAGAACTATAA
- a CDS encoding YdeI/OmpD-associated family protein, whose translation MKNFPYLSFSAKIEIIGINPFVFLPTSILQKLMLQAGTSKGKIRVYLKIEGFEFTQTLVKYSGHWRLYLNTPMRLKAKKEVGDKANFEIKFNPEEKIHPESPELKNALILNKKAKVKFESLSPSLQNEIMRYISGLKSEKTKEENVDRAIQYLLGKGKFLGRETK comes from the coding sequence ATGAAAAACTTTCCCTACCTGTCTTTTTCTGCCAAAATTGAAATAATAGGAATCAACCCTTTTGTTTTTTTACCTACTTCCATTTTACAAAAATTAATGTTACAAGCTGGTACAAGTAAGGGCAAAATTAGAGTTTACTTAAAAATCGAAGGTTTCGAATTTACTCAAACGCTCGTTAAATACAGTGGGCACTGGAGGTTGTATTTAAACACACCCATGCGATTAAAAGCAAAAAAAGAAGTTGGGGATAAGGCAAATTTTGAAATTAAGTTTAACCCAGAAGAAAAAATACATCCTGAATCTCCCGAGCTAAAAAATGCTTTAATTCTAAATAAAAAAGCAAAAGTCAAATTCGAAAGTTTAAGCCCTTCTCTTCAAAATGAAATAATGAGATACATTTCTGGACTCAAATCAGAAAAAACCAAGGAAGAAAATGTAGATCGTGCCATTCAATACTTACTAGGCAAAGGAAAATTTTTAGGTAGAGAAACAAAATAA
- a CDS encoding HesA/MoeB/ThiF family protein: MGIEEESFFQRQIQVPEIGSAGQKKWKNSSVLIIGLGGLGCPAALQLALGGIGRIGLIDFDRVEVSNLHRQTLFTFKDVGLPKTEVVSKVLLEHCPWLQVECFFELISESTIPERFDGWDLVLDCTDTISSKYLINDLCVSKSIPLVTASVFRTSAQFAIFSGKGQPCYRCLFPNLEEGDTMNCSVGGVLGVQTALAGTYQSSLALQYLLDPKATDLSSIYFLEWNPPLLYPSKVDLLPDCPVCGHGKKETNKSRDEKEIETIAFVDLQKKGKTLLIDVRENDETKSHPIPDTILIPLSQLEQGYLPELPEDTTVVFICETGIRSKKALSYFRNINEIYSLLGGRRAYLSFLQNKNSH, translated from the coding sequence ATGGGTATAGAAGAGGAATCATTCTTCCAACGCCAAATTCAAGTTCCTGAAATCGGTTCCGCCGGTCAAAAAAAATGGAAAAACTCCTCTGTCCTCATCATTGGACTTGGGGGGCTTGGATGCCCTGCTGCATTACAACTTGCCCTTGGGGGCATCGGTCGGATTGGTCTTATCGATTTTGATCGTGTAGAAGTATCTAACCTCCATCGCCAAACATTGTTTACATTCAAAGATGTTGGATTACCTAAAACTGAGGTGGTTTCCAAGGTTTTGTTAGAACATTGCCCTTGGTTACAAGTGGAATGTTTTTTTGAACTGATCTCTGAATCAACAATACCAGAACGTTTCGATGGATGGGATCTTGTTTTGGATTGTACTGACACCATATCCTCAAAGTATCTGATCAATGACCTTTGTGTTTCAAAATCCATTCCTTTGGTGACAGCCTCTGTGTTTCGTACGAGTGCCCAGTTTGCTATTTTTTCAGGAAAGGGGCAACCATGTTACCGTTGTTTGTTTCCTAACTTAGAAGAAGGAGACACTATGAATTGTAGTGTGGGAGGGGTTTTGGGGGTCCAAACAGCTCTTGCAGGAACTTATCAATCTTCTTTGGCATTGCAGTATCTTTTGGATCCAAAGGCGACAGATTTAAGTTCTATTTATTTTCTGGAATGGAATCCACCTTTACTGTATCCTTCTAAAGTGGATCTTCTTCCCGATTGTCCTGTTTGTGGTCATGGTAAGAAAGAAACTAATAAGAGTAGGGATGAAAAAGAAATTGAAACAATCGCGTTTGTCGATCTTCAGAAAAAAGGAAAAACACTTCTCATTGACGTTCGGGAAAATGATGAAACGAAATCTCACCCAATTCCAGATACCATTTTAATACCACTTTCCCAATTGGAACAGGGGTATCTTCCTGAACTTCCGGAAGATACGACAGTGGTTTTTATTTGTGAAACAGGGATTCGATCAAAAAAGGCTTTGTCCTATTTTCGAAATATAAATGAAATATATTCGCTGTTAGGAGGTAGAAGGGCCTACCTCTCATTTTTACAGAACAAAAATTCCCATTAA
- a CDS encoding molybdopterin-dependent oxidoreductase, with the protein MHQFHYRSCTLCEAMCGLQIETSAGSILGFKGDPEDKFSRGHICPKGPELKSLYQDPDRIKFPQKRTKSGWETVSWVEALSDIAVQLVKIQTKYGNDSVAIYNGNPTVHNYGSMLFGQRFSSRLKTKNNFSATSVDQLPHQLLSYLMFGHQLLVPIPDIDHTDFFLILGGNPFASNGSLMSVPDVKKRLKAIQDKGGKYVVVDPRKSETASHANEHIFIKPGTDAYFLLALLHVLFANKLTKANPLIRNEDLQTIEDITKEYDPERVSKITGVPTETIQKIATEFAKAESAVCYGRVGVSTQEFGAVCQWLINVINIVTGNLDKKGGAMFTLPAIDLVGEGSVMRSNPGSFNSYQSRVRKLPEFSDELPVAALAEEILTEGEGKIHALVTSAGNPVLSTPNGTKLDSALSSLEFMVCVDFYLNETTKHANYILPPTSALEHDHYDLIFNVFAVRNTARYNEPLFAPEPGMLHDWEIFSDLTKRLELTRSGKELPKEVIKTKLTPASIIDHALKSGPYGNKGTRAMDMSLELLKNSPHGVDLGPLQPSFPERLYTEDKKIQLFPKLLKEDLPRLKSKFSEWENFSADRSQFLLIGRRHLRSNNSWMHNLPKLMTGKSRCTIMIHPDDAGILGISNEEEVIVESSVGKIRIPAEITEELMKGVVSIPHGFGHNRGGTNQKVATEFSGVSINDLTDDQSIDEFSGNAAFSGVKVFIKKQKV; encoded by the coding sequence ATGCATCAATTTCATTACCGTTCTTGTACTTTATGCGAAGCCATGTGCGGGTTACAAATCGAAACGAGTGCTGGATCCATCCTAGGATTCAAAGGTGACCCCGAAGATAAATTCAGTCGTGGTCATATTTGTCCCAAGGGGCCCGAACTAAAGAGCCTCTACCAAGACCCCGATCGAATCAAATTCCCTCAGAAAAGAACAAAATCTGGATGGGAAACCGTCTCTTGGGTGGAGGCACTTTCTGATATCGCGGTGCAATTAGTCAAAATCCAAACGAAATACGGAAACGATTCGGTTGCCATTTACAACGGTAACCCTACCGTTCACAACTATGGTTCCATGTTATTTGGACAAAGGTTTTCCAGTAGACTCAAAACCAAAAACAATTTCTCCGCAACTTCAGTAGACCAATTACCCCACCAACTCCTTTCTTATTTGATGTTTGGGCATCAACTTCTTGTTCCCATACCTGATATTGATCATACAGATTTTTTTCTGATTTTAGGAGGAAACCCATTTGCATCTAACGGAAGTTTAATGAGTGTTCCTGATGTAAAAAAACGACTGAAAGCCATCCAAGATAAAGGAGGAAAATACGTGGTTGTGGATCCTCGGAAATCCGAAACAGCCTCGCATGCAAACGAACATATTTTTATCAAACCAGGTACGGATGCATATTTTTTACTCGCCCTACTCCATGTTCTTTTTGCAAACAAACTAACAAAAGCAAACCCACTCATTCGAAACGAAGACTTACAAACCATAGAAGACATCACTAAAGAATACGATCCAGAACGAGTATCTAAAATCACGGGTGTTCCCACAGAGACCATCCAAAAGATAGCTACCGAATTTGCAAAAGCAGAGTCCGCTGTTTGTTACGGAAGGGTGGGAGTATCTACACAAGAATTTGGAGCCGTATGCCAGTGGTTAATCAATGTCATAAATATCGTTACCGGCAATTTAGATAAAAAAGGTGGTGCCATGTTCACACTACCAGCCATTGATTTGGTAGGTGAAGGTTCCGTGATGCGTTCAAATCCTGGAAGTTTTAATTCTTACCAATCCAGAGTTCGTAAACTTCCTGAATTTAGCGATGAACTTCCAGTAGCGGCTTTAGCTGAAGAAATTTTAACAGAAGGTGAAGGAAAAATTCATGCCCTTGTGACTTCGGCAGGGAACCCCGTATTGTCAACACCTAACGGAACTAAGCTTGACAGTGCTTTATCTAGTCTAGAATTTATGGTTTGCGTAGATTTTTATTTGAATGAAACCACAAAACACGCAAACTATATCTTACCTCCAACATCTGCCTTAGAACATGATCATTATGATTTGATTTTTAATGTATTTGCCGTCCGTAACACGGCACGATACAACGAACCTCTTTTCGCTCCAGAACCAGGAATGTTACATGATTGGGAAATTTTTTCTGACCTCACCAAACGTTTGGAACTCACAAGGTCAGGTAAAGAACTTCCCAAAGAGGTGATCAAAACAAAACTAACACCCGCTAGCATCATCGATCACGCACTCAAATCAGGTCCTTATGGAAACAAAGGGACTCGTGCTATGGATATGAGTTTGGAGCTTTTAAAAAACAGTCCCCATGGTGTGGATCTTGGGCCTTTACAACCTAGTTTTCCTGAAAGATTGTATACAGAAGACAAAAAGATCCAACTTTTCCCAAAACTTTTAAAAGAGGATCTTCCAAGACTAAAAAGTAAGTTTTCTGAATGGGAAAATTTTTCTGCTGATAGATCACAGTTTTTACTCATTGGAAGAAGGCATTTACGAAGTAATAATTCCTGGATGCACAATCTTCCGAAACTCATGACTGGTAAATCACGTTGTACAATTATGATCCATCCTGATGATGCGGGTATATTAGGAATTTCTAATGAAGAAGAAGTTATAGTCGAATCTTCAGTTGGTAAAATTCGAATTCCTGCAGAAATCACTGAAGAACTGATGAAAGGTGTTGTGAGCATACCTCACGGGTTTGGACACAATCGTGGTGGAACCAATCAAAAAGTGGCGACCGAATTTTCAGGAGTCAGCATTAACGATTTAACGGATGATCAAAGTATTGATGAATTTTCTGGAAATGCCGCGTTTAGTGGTGTCAAAGTGTTCATCAAAAAACAAAAAGTTTAA
- a CDS encoding MFS transporter: protein MTITPHAKATKIDLFSLATPQMRTFHLTWIAFFLCFFGWFGIAPLMVYVREELSLTKAQVGNIIIASVAITIFMRLFIGWLCDKIGPRIAYTILLTLGSIPVMCIGLADSYLSFLLLRLAIGAIGASFVITQYHTSVMFAPNIIGTANATTAGWGNLGGGVTQMVMPILFGFFVAFGFTTGVSWRLAMVVPGAALFIMGIIYYFGTQDTPGGNFKDIKETYPTFQGGKKNSLSNFLLVIKDPRVWLLFLAYGACFGIELTINNIAALYYVDQFKLTPTTAGLIAGLFGLMNLFARTLGGAFGDKFGIKWGLRGRVVWLSAVLAGEGLCLILFSQMTSLVLAISSMIVFSLFVQMSEGATFSVVPFINKKAIGAVSGIVGAGGNAGAVSAGFLFRGDLSYQNALLIIGVTVTIAAFFALLVKFTIEEEKEVGEEMSKILPTAGKESTLASAT, encoded by the coding sequence GTGACCATTACACCTCATGCGAAAGCAACTAAAATCGATTTATTCAGCCTGGCAACACCGCAAATGCGGACTTTCCACCTAACATGGATAGCATTTTTTCTATGTTTTTTTGGATGGTTTGGAATTGCTCCCCTTATGGTTTATGTGAGAGAAGAACTCTCACTCACAAAAGCTCAAGTGGGAAACATCATCATCGCCTCAGTAGCCATTACCATCTTTATGAGATTATTTATCGGTTGGTTGTGCGATAAAATTGGACCACGGATCGCTTATACAATTCTTTTAACCTTAGGATCAATTCCTGTTATGTGCATTGGCCTTGCAGATAGTTATCTTTCCTTTTTATTATTACGATTGGCCATTGGAGCCATCGGTGCTTCTTTCGTAATCACCCAATACCATACTTCGGTTATGTTTGCACCAAATATCATTGGTACAGCAAACGCAACAACTGCCGGCTGGGGGAACTTAGGTGGTGGGGTCACACAAATGGTGATGCCAATCCTATTTGGTTTTTTTGTAGCATTCGGATTTACTACCGGCGTTTCTTGGAGACTTGCTATGGTAGTTCCAGGGGCTGCATTGTTTATTATGGGAATTATTTATTACTTCGGAACCCAAGACACACCCGGTGGAAACTTTAAAGACATCAAAGAAACTTATCCTACGTTCCAAGGTGGTAAAAAAAATTCACTGAGTAACTTCTTACTCGTCATCAAAGATCCAAGAGTATGGTTACTTTTCCTAGCTTATGGTGCTTGTTTTGGAATTGAACTTACCATCAATAATATTGCAGCACTCTATTATGTAGACCAATTCAAATTAACTCCAACAACAGCAGGATTGATTGCTGGTCTATTTGGACTTATGAACTTATTTGCAAGAACACTTGGTGGTGCTTTTGGTGATAAATTTGGAATCAAATGGGGTCTTCGTGGAAGAGTTGTTTGGTTGTCAGCTGTCCTTGCTGGTGAAGGTCTTTGTCTCATCCTATTTTCTCAAATGACATCCCTTGTGCTTGCGATATCTTCAATGATTGTTTTTAGTTTGTTTGTGCAAATGTCTGAAGGAGCAACATTCTCAGTAGTTCCTTTCATTAATAAAAAAGCGATTGGAGCTGTGTCAGGAATAGTGGGTGCTGGTGGAAACGCAGGTGCTGTGTCTGCGGGATTTTTATTCCGAGGGGATTTGAGTTACCAAAATGCACTCCTCATCATTGGAGTGACCGTTACCATTGCAGCTTTCTTTGCATTGCTCGTTAAGTTTACAATAGAAGAAGAAAAAGAAGTCGGTGAAGAAATGAGTAAAATCCTCCCTACTGCGGGAAAGGAATCTACTTTAGCGTCAGCGACTTAA
- a CDS encoding MoaD/ThiS family protein, translating into MKIQLLSFAALKEFFPSKQDLSLEGINTVSDLKSYLLGLKPDAEKLIKISRISVNQTIAKDSDLITEGAIVALLPPSSGG; encoded by the coding sequence ATGAAAATCCAACTCCTATCTTTTGCAGCACTAAAAGAGTTTTTTCCCTCTAAACAAGATTTAAGTTTGGAGGGAATCAATACAGTTTCCGATTTAAAATCTTATCTCCTTGGTTTAAAACCAGATGCCGAAAAACTCATCAAAATCAGCCGTATTTCGGTTAATCAAACGATTGCCAAAGATTCAGATTTGATTACCGAAGGCGCGATTGTGGCACTACTTCCTCCATCAAGCGGTGGTTAA
- a CDS encoding radical SAM protein has protein sequence MNEENRKFEVLRVSILSHCSFACVYCAPKNKPDQTNFFPKVNYLSPELLESKIIALQPHIQIKEVHLTGGEPTLHNNLIPLIKKLKDLSIREIAITSNGFFEDGLIHEMKLAGLTRMNFSLDSFSQIGFEKLSDRKLPVERLFQRILEAKNIGLEVKVNCTVLRGYNDSEILDLLGWSGENGIPIRFLEFMKMGPLQEEHSDCFYSAEEIRETIRLKYNFSPHLTASDSTATYHITDNGYLFGIIANHTEPFCDGCNRLRMDSLGRIYGCLSDQTSFDIPSETSEVAMVLKQAMDTKKKKFTGSGLSMKYIGG, from the coding sequence GTGAATGAGGAAAATAGAAAATTTGAAGTGCTTCGGGTGAGTATCCTTTCTCACTGTAGTTTCGCCTGCGTCTATTGTGCTCCAAAAAATAAACCTGACCAAACCAACTTCTTTCCTAAAGTTAACTACTTAAGCCCGGAACTTTTAGAATCTAAAATTATAGCATTACAACCACATATCCAAATCAAAGAAGTCCACCTAACAGGCGGTGAACCCACACTTCATAATAACCTAATCCCTTTGATAAAAAAATTAAAAGACCTTTCTATCCGGGAGATCGCTATTACCTCCAATGGTTTTTTTGAAGATGGATTGATTCACGAAATGAAACTAGCTGGCCTCACCCGAATGAATTTTTCTTTAGATAGTTTCTCACAAATTGGATTTGAGAAATTAAGTGATCGCAAACTTCCTGTAGAACGTTTGTTCCAAAGAATTCTAGAGGCAAAAAATATTGGTTTAGAAGTCAAAGTCAACTGTACAGTTTTAAGAGGATACAATGATTCAGAAATTTTAGATCTTCTTGGCTGGTCAGGAGAAAATGGTATACCCATTCGTTTTTTGGAATTTATGAAAATGGGTCCTTTGCAGGAAGAACATTCCGATTGTTTTTATTCAGCAGAAGAAATCCGTGAGACCATTCGTCTTAAATATAATTTTTCACCTCACCTCACGGCTTCAGATTCCACTGCTACTTATCATATCACAGATAACGGCTATTTGTTTGGGATAATAGCAAACCATACCGAACCATTTTGTGATGGATGTAATCGTTTGAGGATGGATTCTTTAGGTAGAATTTACGGATGTTTGAGTGACCAAACTTCTTTCGACATCCCTTCCGAAACATCAGAAGTTGCAATGGTTTTAAAACAAGCAATGGATACAAAAAAAAAGAAGTTCACTGGTTCTGGACTTTCTATGAAATACATTGGAGGATAA